One Nonomuraea angiospora DNA segment encodes these proteins:
- a CDS encoding adenylate kinase, with translation MRLVLVGPPGAGKGTQAQYIASNLSIPKISTGDIFRANVSGGTDLGKLAKTYMDRGDLVPDEVTIAMVRDRLSEDDAQDGFLLDGFPRNVAQAEILRDMLKDWGQALDLVLELVVDDDEVVRRLAGRRTCSQCGRIWHVEFDDKKDDKCDACGGALFQRDDDKEETVRHRLEVYQEQTAPLVSYYADEDILVGVDATGPVEEVTQRAMEAIRPFMG, from the coding sequence GTGCGTCTCGTTCTGGTCGGGCCCCCCGGAGCGGGTAAGGGGACACAGGCCCAGTACATCGCATCTAACCTGTCCATCCCGAAGATCTCGACAGGTGACATCTTCCGTGCCAACGTCTCGGGGGGCACGGATCTTGGCAAGCTGGCCAAGACGTACATGGACCGTGGTGATCTGGTGCCCGACGAGGTCACCATCGCCATGGTCCGTGACCGTCTGTCCGAGGACGACGCGCAGGACGGGTTCCTGCTCGACGGCTTCCCGAGGAACGTCGCACAGGCGGAGATCCTGCGCGACATGCTCAAGGACTGGGGCCAGGCGCTCGACCTCGTACTCGAGCTCGTCGTCGACGACGACGAGGTGGTCAGGCGACTGGCCGGCCGGCGCACCTGCAGCCAGTGCGGCCGCATCTGGCACGTCGAGTTCGACGACAAGAAGGACGACAAGTGCGACGCGTGCGGGGGCGCGCTCTTCCAGCGTGACGACGACAAGGAGGAGACCGTCAGGCACCGCCTGGAGGTCTACCAGGAGCAGACGGCGCCGCTGGTCTCCTACTACGCCGACGAGGACATTCTCGTGGGAGTCGACGCCACGGGCCCGGTCGAGGAGGTCACCCAGCGGGCTATGGAGGCGATCCGCCCGTTCATGGGATAG
- the secY gene encoding preprotein translocase subunit SecY, with protein MLTAFTRAFRTPDLRKKLLFTLGIIALFRLGSVLPTPGVHVQNLAACFEQARNGAAGNIYGMVQLFSGGALLKLSVFALGIMPYITASIILQLLVVVIPRLEALKKEGQAGQTKITQYTRYLTIGLAVLQSTAFIALARTGQLFPNCQQDVLLNPDNIFQIVTMVVIMTAGTSVIMWLGELITDRGVGNGMSILIFTQVVAVFPSELANIFQANKFTFTVVMVVGVFMIAAVVFVEQAQRRIPVQYAKRMVGRRMYGGTSTYIPLKVNQAGIIPVIFASSLLYLPQLLTSLFQTTDNAFIRWISQNLATGDTPIYMATFFLLIIFFTYFYVSITFNPTEVADNMKKYGGFIPGIRPGRPTAEYLNFVLTRLTAPGSLYLGLIAMVPIVALAVSGASQNFPFGGTSILIMVGVGLDTVKQIESQLQQRNYEGFLR; from the coding sequence GTGCTGACCGCGTTTACCCGGGCGTTCCGGACACCGGACCTGCGCAAGAAGTTGCTCTTCACCCTGGGCATCATCGCGCTTTTCCGTCTCGGCTCGGTTCTTCCGACTCCGGGAGTTCACGTCCAGAACCTCGCGGCCTGTTTCGAGCAGGCCCGTAACGGAGCCGCCGGCAACATCTACGGGATGGTGCAGCTTTTCAGCGGTGGTGCGCTCCTGAAGCTGTCGGTGTTCGCGCTGGGCATCATGCCGTACATCACCGCGAGCATCATTCTCCAACTGCTCGTCGTCGTCATTCCGCGACTTGAGGCGCTGAAGAAGGAGGGCCAGGCCGGTCAGACCAAGATCACGCAGTATACGCGTTATCTGACCATCGGTCTCGCCGTCCTGCAGTCGACCGCCTTCATCGCCCTGGCCCGCACCGGGCAGCTTTTCCCGAACTGCCAGCAGGACGTGCTGCTCAACCCCGACAACATCTTCCAGATCGTGACGATGGTGGTCATCATGACCGCCGGTACGTCGGTGATCATGTGGCTCGGTGAGCTCATCACCGACCGCGGCGTCGGCAACGGCATGTCCATCCTGATCTTCACGCAGGTCGTCGCGGTCTTCCCGTCCGAGCTGGCCAACATCTTCCAGGCGAACAAGTTCACCTTCACGGTCGTCATGGTCGTCGGTGTCTTCATGATCGCCGCGGTGGTCTTCGTCGAGCAGGCGCAGCGGCGCATCCCGGTCCAGTACGCCAAGCGGATGGTCGGGCGCAGGATGTACGGCGGCACGTCCACCTACATTCCGCTGAAGGTCAACCAGGCCGGCATCATCCCGGTCATCTTCGCGTCCTCGCTGCTCTACCTGCCGCAGCTGCTGACGTCGCTCTTCCAGACCACGGACAACGCGTTCATCCGCTGGATCTCGCAGAACCTGGCCACGGGCGACACGCCGATCTACATGGCCACGTTCTTCCTGCTGATCATCTTCTTCACGTACTTCTACGTGTCGATTACGTTCAACCCCACTGAAGTCGCCGACAACATGAAGAAGTACGGTGGTTTCATTCCGGGCATCCGTCCTGGCAGGCCGACGGCTGAATACCTGAACTTCGTGCTCACTCGTCTGACCGCGCCGGGCTCGCTCTATCTGGGTCTGATCGCCATGGTCCCGATCGTCGCGCTGGCGGTGTCCGGTGCGAGCCAGAACTTCCCGTTCGGAGGGACGAGTATTCTGATCATGGTAGGCGTCGGCCTTGACACCGTTAAGCAGATCGAGAGCCAGCTCCAGCAGCGTAACTACGAAGGTTTCCTGCGGTAG
- the rplR gene encoding 50S ribosomal protein L18 — protein sequence MAPKTAFSKHTAARTVSRARRHRRVRKFVVGTAERPRLVVNRSTRHMFVQIVDDSVGHTLVSASTMDAALRTLEADKTEKAKKVGELLAQRAKEAGITKVVFDRGGNRYAGRIAALADSAREGGLEF from the coding sequence ATGGCTCCGAAGACTGCGTTCAGCAAGCACACGGCTGCCCGCACCGTCTCGCGGGCCCGCCGTCACCGCCGCGTCCGCAAGTTCGTCGTCGGTACGGCAGAGCGTCCGCGCCTGGTCGTCAACCGCTCGACTCGTCACATGTTCGTCCAGATCGTGGACGACTCCGTCGGCCACACGCTGGTGAGCGCGTCCACCATGGACGCCGCACTGCGCACGCTGGAGGCGGACAAGACCGAGAAGGCGAAGAAGGTCGGCGAGCTCCTCGCTCAGCGGGCCAAGGAAGCCGGGATCACCAAGGTCGTCTTCGACCGCGGTGGCAACCGCTACGCCGGCCGCATCGCGGCTCTGGCGGACAGCGCCCGCGAAGGCGGGCTCGAATTCTGA
- the map gene encoding type I methionyl aminopeptidase: MFKRNRHGIQIKSPEQLEKMRAAGLVVGRTLDLLKRSVEPGMTPLDLDVIAEKAIRDEGAIPSFKGYQGFPATICASVNDEVVHGIPTDARKLREGDIISIDCGAILDGWHGDSAVTVPVGEVDPKLTELMRVTEEAMWRGIAALRVGRHLSDIGYEVERYVKSQGRFGIPPEYGGHGIGTEMHMDPWIANHGRPGRGPALEEGMCVAIEPMVNLGTERTRVLADEWTVVTVDGKHSAHFEHSVAVTHNGPWVLTALDGGKERLTQPQN, from the coding sequence ATGTTCAAAAGGAACAGGCACGGCATCCAGATCAAGTCGCCGGAGCAGCTGGAGAAGATGCGGGCGGCGGGCCTGGTGGTCGGGCGCACGCTCGACCTGCTGAAGCGCTCGGTCGAGCCGGGCATGACGCCGCTCGACCTCGACGTCATCGCCGAGAAGGCGATCAGGGACGAGGGCGCGATCCCGTCGTTCAAGGGCTACCAGGGCTTCCCGGCGACGATCTGCGCGTCGGTGAACGACGAGGTGGTGCACGGCATCCCGACCGACGCGAGGAAGCTGCGCGAGGGCGACATCATCTCCATCGACTGCGGCGCGATCCTGGACGGCTGGCACGGCGACTCGGCCGTGACGGTCCCGGTCGGCGAGGTGGACCCGAAGCTGACCGAGCTGATGCGGGTCACCGAGGAGGCCATGTGGCGCGGCATCGCGGCGCTGCGGGTCGGCCGCCACCTGTCCGACATCGGCTACGAGGTGGAGCGGTACGTCAAGTCGCAGGGCCGCTTCGGCATCCCCCCGGAGTACGGCGGCCACGGCATCGGCACCGAGATGCACATGGACCCGTGGATCGCCAACCACGGCCGGCCCGGCCGGGGCCCGGCGCTGGAAGAGGGCATGTGCGTGGCCATCGAGCCCATGGTGAACCTGGGCACCGAGCGCACCCGCGTGCTGGCCGACGAGTGGACCGTCGTGACGGTCGACGGCAAGCACTCCGCGCATTTCGAGCACAGTGTCGCCGTGACACATAATGGTCCTTGGGTGCTGACCGCCCTGGACGGCGGGAAAGAGCGCCTTACCCAACCGCAGAACTGA
- the rpsE gene encoding 30S ribosomal protein S5: MAAAPRRGGGTGGERRDRRDDRRGGAADKGVSYIERVVKINRVAKVVKGGRRFSFTALVVVGDGNGLVGVGYGKAKEVPAAIAKGVEEAKKHFFKVPRIQGTIPHTVQGEEAAGVVFLRPASAGTGVIAGGPVRAVLECAGIHDVLSKSLGSDNPINIVHATVAALKGLSRPEEIAARRGLPIEDVAPARMLKAQREGLAEAAAAKAVS, translated from the coding sequence ATGGCTGCAGCTCCGCGTCGCGGTGGCGGCACCGGTGGCGAGCGGCGGGACCGTCGTGACGATCGCCGCGGTGGCGCCGCCGACAAGGGCGTCTCGTACATCGAGCGCGTAGTGAAGATCAACCGAGTGGCCAAGGTCGTGAAGGGTGGTCGTCGCTTCAGCTTCACCGCCCTCGTCGTCGTCGGTGACGGCAACGGCCTGGTCGGCGTCGGCTACGGCAAGGCCAAGGAAGTGCCCGCGGCCATCGCCAAGGGCGTCGAAGAGGCGAAGAAGCACTTCTTCAAGGTGCCTCGGATCCAGGGCACCATCCCGCACACCGTGCAGGGCGAGGAGGCGGCCGGTGTCGTCTTCCTGCGTCCGGCCTCGGCCGGTACCGGCGTCATCGCCGGTGGCCCGGTGCGTGCGGTGCTGGAGTGCGCCGGCATCCACGACGTGCTGTCGAAGTCGCTCGGCTCCGACAACCCGATCAACATCGTGCACGCCACCGTGGCGGCTCTGAAGGGCCTCTCGCGCCCTGAGGAGATCGCCGCCCGCCGTGGCCTGCCGATCGAGGACGTCGCCCCGGCCCGGATGCTGAAGGCTCAGCGCGAGGGTCTCGCCGAGGCGGCGGCCGCGAAGGCGGTGAGCTAG
- the rplO gene encoding 50S ribosomal protein L15 yields MTDKAPLKIHDLRPAPGANKAKIRKGRGEASKGKTAGRGTKGSHARTTVPLGFEGGQVPLQRRLPKLKGFSNALFKTTYQVVNLDKLGELFPEGGEVTVEALVAKGAVRKNQLVKVLGTGEISVSVNVQAHAFSSAAKEKIAAAGGSVTEL; encoded by the coding sequence ATGACTGACAAGGCTCCGCTCAAGATTCACGACCTGCGTCCCGCTCCCGGCGCCAACAAGGCCAAGATCCGCAAGGGTCGCGGCGAGGCGTCGAAGGGCAAGACGGCCGGTCGCGGCACCAAGGGCAGCCACGCCCGTACGACGGTTCCCCTCGGCTTCGAGGGTGGCCAGGTGCCGCTGCAGAGGCGTCTGCCGAAGCTCAAGGGCTTCTCCAACGCGCTGTTCAAGACGACCTACCAGGTCGTCAACCTGGACAAGCTCGGTGAGCTGTTCCCCGAGGGTGGCGAGGTCACCGTCGAGGCGCTGGTCGCCAAGGGGGCTGTCCGCAAGAACCAGCTCGTGAAGGTGCTCGGCACCGGCGAGATCTCCGTCTCGGTGAACGTTCAGGCTCACGCCTTCTCGTCCGCCGCGAAGGAGAAGATCGCCGCTGCGGGTGGCTCCGTTACCGAGCTGTAA
- the rpmD gene encoding 50S ribosomal protein L30: MARLKITQVRSKIGGKQNQRDSLRSLGLKRIGDVVVKEDRPEIRGMVSVVTHLVEVEEVD; the protein is encoded by the coding sequence ATGGCACGCCTGAAGATCACTCAGGTTCGCTCGAAGATCGGTGGCAAGCAGAACCAGCGTGACTCGCTGCGTTCGCTTGGCCTGAAGCGAATCGGCGACGTCGTCGTCAAGGAGGACCGGCCCGAGATTCGCGGGATGGTCTCCGTGGTGACGCACCTCGTCGAGGTGGAAGAGGTCGACTAG